The Sinomicrobium kalidii region GAACAGGGAATTCCGGGTCCTGAATACCCATTTGGATCATGTTTCCAGCGAAGCGCGTAAACGGCAGGTTTCCATGATCGTCGAAGAAGGTGATCAATACCCGGAGGATTTTCCACAGCTCCTGACGGGCGATTTCAATGCAGATATAAAGTCTGCCCCCATTGATATGGTCAAAACCAGATGGATAGACAGCTATGCCGAAGTTCACGGTGAAGAAGACCCCGGGCATACGGTACACGGATTTAAGGGAAGGGAGTACGGAAAGAATTCCAATAAAAAGCATAAAGGCAAAGTGGATTTTATCTTTTACAGAGGCCCTGTGAAGGCCAGGTCCGCAAAGGTTATCAGAGACAATCGCAATGGAGTCTATCCCAGCGACCACTATTTTGTATCGGTCGAATTAGCCCTTTAAAAAGATATTTATTTTTACTATGAAACTGTTCTCGTTAACTCTACTGCTTTCCGTTTTATTCGGATGGAACTGCTACGGACAAAGGTCCCGCCATGTGGTATTGATCACTATTGACGGTTTTCGTCCCGAATTTTATCTCGAACCTTCATGGGGAATGGTCAATCTCAGGCAAATGAAGGAGAACGGGGTTTGTGCTACAAGCGTGGATGGCGTTTTCCCTACGGTGACCTTTGTGAACCACACTTCCATTATTACAGGGGAAAAGTCGGCAAAGCACGGTATTTTGTACAATGCCCCCTTCAAACCCAAAGGCGAGCGCAGTGAATGGTACTGGTTCTATGATGCCATTAAGGTTCCGACCCTTTGGGATGCCGCCAAGAACAATGATCTCACCACGGCTGCCGTCAACTGGCCGGTTTCTGTTGGCGGTCCTATTGATCATAACATCCCCATTATAAAAATGAAAGGGAAAGACCGCCTTGAGGTGATAAAAAAGTATTCCACCCCGGCCGGCCTTTTTGAAGAAGTACAGCAAAACGCTACCGGCACCCTGGAACCGGAAGATTTTATGGTCCGGGAAAATTACCTTGCCATGGATGCCAATGTAGGAAGGATAAGTGCTTATATCATCCGAAAGTATAAACCCTCCCTAATGACCATCCGCTTGTCTGTAGTTGACCATTTTCAGCATAAGTACGGCAGGAACGGCAAAATGGTGAAGGCGGCAGTAGCCGGGGCAGACCGCGCTATCCGCGATATCATTGAAGCCCTTGACCGTGCCGGTATCAGAGAAAACACGACTGTACTTGTTACCGGGGACCATGGTTTTGTGAACACCCATACCGCGATCGCCCCCAATATATGGTTGAAAGAAGAAGGCCTTTTGGACGAAAAGGGAGACTGGAAGGCGCAATTCCACACCGTAGGCGGTTCCGCGTTTTTAATGCTGAAAGACCCGGATGATACCGGGAGCCTGCAGCAGGTGAGGGATATCCTGCAAAAAAGGCCGCCCGGCGAAAAAAAGTTATACCAATTTATAGAACGAAAAGAACTGGACAGTTTAGGGGTGGACAGCCGGCCATCTTTTGGTTTAAAGGCTTTGCCGGGAGTAGTCTTTAAAAATTCCATAGAAGGAGAGGTCATAAGGCCCCATAGATTAGGTACCCACGGGTACTACCCGGACACTCCCGGAATAAAAACCGGTTTTGTCGGTTTCGGGGCGGGGATGAGAAACGGGCTCCGTGTAGATCGTATGGGGCTTGAGGATATAGCCCCATTGGTCGCAGAACTTTTGGGAATGGAATGGAGATCTGAAGGCGGGGTTTTATTAAAAGGAATGCTAAACAAATAATATAAGTTATGTACGTTAAGCCGTTTTTTATTTTTTCAGCGCTTTGTGTGTTTTTTCACTCGCATGCACAAACCACAGAGATCAATACATTAAACTTCAGGAACGTGTCTGATACTAAAAAC contains the following coding sequences:
- a CDS encoding alkaline phosphatase family protein, encoding MKLFSLTLLLSVLFGWNCYGQRSRHVVLITIDGFRPEFYLEPSWGMVNLRQMKENGVCATSVDGVFPTVTFVNHTSIITGEKSAKHGILYNAPFKPKGERSEWYWFYDAIKVPTLWDAAKNNDLTTAAVNWPVSVGGPIDHNIPIIKMKGKDRLEVIKKYSTPAGLFEEVQQNATGTLEPEDFMVRENYLAMDANVGRISAYIIRKYKPSLMTIRLSVVDHFQHKYGRNGKMVKAAVAGADRAIRDIIEALDRAGIRENTTVLVTGDHGFVNTHTAIAPNIWLKEEGLLDEKGDWKAQFHTVGGSAFLMLKDPDDTGSLQQVRDILQKRPPGEKKLYQFIERKELDSLGVDSRPSFGLKALPGVVFKNSIEGEVIRPHRLGTHGYYPDTPGIKTGFVGFGAGMRNGLRVDRMGLEDIAPLVAELLGMEWRSEGGVLLKGMLNK